Below is a genomic region from Fusobacterium nucleatum.
ACTTTTAGTTATTGATCCTTGGGATAAATCTTTAATCTCTAAGATTGAAAAAGCTTTACTTGCAGCTAATTTAGGAATGACACCTAACAATGATGGTAGAGTTATAAGACTTGTTTTACCAGAACTTACTGCTGATAGAAGAAAAGAATATGTTAAACTTGCTAAAAACGAAGCTGAAAATGGTAAAATTGCTATTAGAAATATCAGAAAAGATATTAACAATCATTTAAAGAAATTAGAAAAAGATAAAGAAAATCCTATTTCTGAAGATGAATTAAAGAAAGAAGAAGCAAATGTTCAAACTTTAACTGA
It encodes:
- the frr gene encoding ribosome recycling factor → MSIASDKLVKECEEKMLKTIEAVKEKFTAIRAGRANVSMLDGVKVENYGSEVPLNQIGSVSAPEARLLVIDPWDKSLISKIEKALLAANLGMTPNNDGRVIRLVLPELTADRRKEYVKLAKNEAENGKIAIRNIRKDINNHLKKLEKDKENPISEDELKKEEANVQTLTDKYVKEIDDLLAKKEKEITTI